In Peromyscus maniculatus bairdii isolate BWxNUB_F1_BW_parent chromosome 9, HU_Pman_BW_mat_3.1, whole genome shotgun sequence, one genomic interval encodes:
- the Zswim8 gene encoding zinc finger SWIM domain-containing protein 8 isoform X5, producing the protein MELMFAEWEDGERFSFEDSDRFEEDSLCSFISEAESLCQNWRGWRKQSAGPNSPTGGGGGGGSGGTRMRDGLVIPLVELSAKQVAFHIPFEVVEKVYPPVPEQLQLRIAFWSFPENEEDIRLYSCLANGSADEFQRGDQLFRMRAVKDPLQIGFHLSATVVPPQMVPPKGAYNVAVMFDRCRVTSCSCTCGAGAKWCTHVVALCLFRIHNASAVCLRAPVSESLSRLQRDQLQKFAQYLISELPQQILPTAQRLLDELLSSQSTAINTVCGAPDPTAGPSASEQSTWYLDESTLTDNIKKTLHKFCGPSPVVFSDVNSMYLSSTEPPAAAEWACLLRPLRGREPEGVWNLLSIVREMFKRRDSNAAPLLEILTDQCLTYEQITGWWYSVRTSASHSSASGHTGRSNGQSEVAAHACASMCDEMVTLWRLAVLDPALSPQRRRELCAQLRQWQLKVIENVKRGQHKKTLERLFPGFRPAVEACYFNWEEAYPLPGVTYSGTDRKLALCWARALPARSGGSRSGGLEESRPRPLPTEPAVRPKEPGAKRKGLGEGVSSQRGPRRLSAEGGDKALHKMGAGGGKAKVLGATGSGGKSSSGSGGKRRLSSEDSSLEPDLAEMSLDDSSLALGAEASTFGGFPESPPPCPSVGSRGPSTFLPEPPDTYEEDAGVYFSEGPEPPTASAGRPSLLPGEVCARDDLPSTDDSGSGLHKTTEAAPAIGEEEDDYQAYYLNAQDGAGGEEEKAEGGAGEEHDLFAGLKPLEQESRMEVLFACAEALHAHGYSSEASRLTVELAQDLLANPPDLKVEPPPAKGKKNKVSTSRQTWVATNTLTKAAFLLTVLSERPEHHNLAFRVGMFALELQRPPASTKALEVKLAYQESEVAALLKKIPLGPSEMSTMRCRAEELREGTLCDYRPVLPLMLASFIFDVLCAPVVSPTGSRPPSRNWNNEMPGDEELGFEAAVAALGMKTTVSEAEHPLLCEGTRREKGDLALALMITYKDDQAKLKKILDKLLDRESQTHKPQTLSSFYSSSRPATANQRSPSKHGAPAAPGALQPLTSGSAGPAQAGNVTGAGPGPTEGFTEKSVPESSPHSPCEGLPPEAALTPRPEGKVPSRLALGSRGGYNGRGWGSPGRPKKKHTGMASIDSSAPETTSDSSPTLSRRPLRGGWAPTSWGRGQDSDSISSSSSDSLGSSSSSGSRRASASGGARAKTVEVGRCYKGRRPESHAPHVPNQPSEAAAHFYFELAKTVLIKAGGNSSTSIFTHPSSSGGHQGPHRNLHLCAFEIGLYALGLHNFVSPNWLSRTYSSHVSWITGQAMEIGSAALTILVECWDGHLTPPEVASLADRASRARDSNMVRAAAELALSCLPHAHALNPNEIQRALVQCKEQDNLMLEKACMAVEEAAKGGGVYPEVLFEVAHQWFWLYEQTAGGSSTAREGAASCSGSGMRAAGEAGRGLPEGRGAPGTEPVTVAAAAVTAAATVVPVISVGSSLYPGPGLGHGHSPGLHPYTALQPHLPCSPQYLTHPAHPAHPMPHMPRPAVFPVPSSAYPQGVHPAFLGAQYPYSVTPPSLAATAVTFPVPSMAPITVHPYHTEPGLPLPTSVALSSVHPASTFPAIQGASLPALTTQPSPLVSGGFPPPEEETHSQPVSPHSLHHLHAAYRVGMLALEMLGRRAHNDHPNNFSRSPPYTDDVKWLLGLAAKLGVNYVHQFCVGAAKGVLSPFVLQEIVMETLQRLNPIHAHNHLRAPAFHQLVQRCQQAYMQYIHHRLIHLTPADYDDFVNAIRSARSAFCLTPMGMMQFNDILQNLKRSKQTKELWQRVSLEITTFSP; encoded by the exons ATGGAGCTGATGTTCGCGGAGTGGGAGGACGGCGAGCGCTTCTCGTTCGAGGATTCCGACCGCTTTGAGGAGGATTCACTCTGTTCGTTCATCTCCGAGGCCGAGAGCCTTTGCCAGAACTGGCGAGGATGGCGCAAACAGTCAGCGGGGCCCAATTCCCCCACTGGAGGCGGTGGCGGAGGTGGCAGTGGCGGTACCAGAATGCGAG ATGGATTGGTAATCCCATTGGTGGAGTTGTCAGCAAAGCAGGTGGCATTTCACATCCCATTTGAAGTGGTGGAAAAAGTTTATCCGCCAGTGCCTGAACAACTCCAACTCCGGATTGCTTTTTGGAGCTTCCCTGAAAATGAAGAGGACATTCG TCTGTATTCATGCCTAGCCAATGGCAGTGCGGATGAGTTCCAGCGAGGGGATCAGCTGTTCCGCATGAGGGCTGTGAAAGATCCACTGCAGATAG GGTTCCATCTGAGTGCTACAGTGGTGCCACCGCAGATGGTCCCCCCCAAAGGGGCCTACAATGTGGCTGTGATGTTTGACCGCTGCCGGGTCACCTCCTGTAGCTGTACCTGTGGCGCTGGGGCCAAATGGTGCACCCATGTCGTGGCCCTCTGTCTCTTCCGCATTCACAAC gCTTCTGCAGTCTGTCTGCGGGCTCCAGTCTCAGAGTCCCTGTCTCGGCTACAAAGGGACCAGCTTCAGAAATTCGCTCAGTACCTTATCAGTGAGCTCCCTCAGCAG ATACTCCCCACAGCTCAGCGGCTCCTAGACGaactcctctcttcccagtcaaCAGCCATCAACACAGTCTGTGGAGCTCCAG ACCCTACAGCAGGGCCCTCAGCTTCAGAGCAGAGCACTTGGTATCTGGATGAGTCAACACTCACTGACAACATAAAGAAGACGTTGCATAAGTTCTGTGGCCCCTCTCCCGTGGTCTTCAG TGATGTAAACTCTATGTATCTGTCTTCCACGGAACCTCCTGCCGCTGCTGAATGGGCATGTCTGTTACGCCCTCTGAGGGGCCGAGAGCCTGAGGGTGTCTGGAACCTGCTCAGCATTGTTCGAGAGATGTTCAAGCGCAGGGACAGCAATGCTGCCCCTCTGCTGGAGATCCTCACTGACCAGTGCCTCACCTATGAACAG ATAACGGGCTGGTGGTACAGTGTGCGCACCTCAGCCTCACACAGCAGCGCCAGTGGTCACACAGGCCGCAGCAATGGGCAGTCAGAGGTAGCAGCCCACGCATGTGCAAGTATGTGTGATGAGATGGTCACACTGTGGAGGCTGGCCGTGCTGGACCCTGCCCTCAGCCCTCAGCG CCGCCGGGAACTGTGCGCTCAGCTGCGTCAGTGGCAGCTGAAGGTCATTGAGAATGTCAAGCGGGGACAGCACAAGAAGACCCTGGAGAGGCTCTTCCCTGGCTTCCGGCCAGCAGTGGAGGCCTGCTACTTTAACTGGGAAGAGGCCTACCCCCTTCCCGGTGTCACCTACAGTGGCACTGACCGGAAGTTGGCCCTGTGCTGGGCCCGGGCTCTGCCTGCTAGGTCCGGAGGCTCTCGATCTGGGGGCCTGGAAGAGTCCCGACCCCGACCTCTTCCTACTGAGCCAGCTGTGAGGCCCAAGGAACCTGGGGCCAAGCGCAAAGGATTGGGTGAGGGGGTCTCCTCACAACGGGGTCCCCGCCGCCTCTCTGCTGAAGGAGGAGATAAGGCTCTGCATAAGATGGGTGCAGGTGGGGGCAAGGCCAAGGTCCTGGGTGCCACCGGCAGCGGGGGCAAGAGCTCGTCAGGCAGTGGGGGCAAACGGCGGCTGAGCAGTGAAGACAGCTCCCTGGAACCAGACCTGGCAGAGATGAGCCTGGACGACAGCAGCCTGGCCCTGGGCGCAGAGGCCAGCACCTTTGGTGGATTTCCTGAGAGTCCCCCTCCCTGTCCTTCGGTTGGCTCCCGAGGACCTTCCACCTTCCTGCCCGAGCCCCCAGATACTTACGAGGAAGATGCTGGTGTGTACTTCTCAGAAGGACCTGAAcctcccacagcctctgctggcCGCCCTAGCCTGCTGCCCGGGGAGGTCTGTGCCCGAGATGACCTGCCTTCCACAGACGACAGTGGCAGTGGGCTCCACAAGACTACAGAAGCGGCTCCTGCAattggagaggaggaggatgactaCCAAGCGTATTACCTGAATGCTCAGGACGGGGCTGGAGGCGAGGAGGAGAAGGCcgagggtggggctggggaggagcaCGACCTGTTTGCTGGGCTGAAGCCACTGGAACAGGAGAGCCGAATGGAG GTGTTATTTGCCTGTGCTGAGGCCCTGCATGCCCATGGCTACAGCAGTGAGGCCTCCCGCCTCACCGTGGAGCTTGCCCAGGACCTGCTAGCCAACCCACCTGACCTCAAGGTAGAGCCGCCCCCTGCCAAG GGCAAGAAAAACAAGGTATCCACAAGCCGTCAGACCTGGGTGGCCACCAACACCCTTACCAAAGCAGCTTTCCTGTTGACCGTGCTCAGTGAGCGCCCAGAGCACCACAACCTGGCCTTTCGAGTTGGCATGTTTGCCTTGGAGCTCCAGCGGCCCCCTGCTTCCACCAAggccttggag GTAAAGTTGGCATATCAGGAATCTGAGGTGGCTGCTCTGCTCAAGAAGATCCCTCTGGGTCCCAGTGAAATGAGTACCATGCGGTGCCGGGCAGAGGAACTCCGGGAGGGCACACTCTGTGACTATCGGCCAGTGCTGCCCCTCATGTTGGCCAGCTTCATCTTTGATGTTCTCTGTGCTCCAG TGGTTTCTCCCACGGGTTCCCGGCCCCCAAGTCGCAACTGGAATAATGAGATGCCTGGAGATGAGGAGCTGGGATTTGAAGCGGCAGTTGCTGCCTTGG GCATGAAGACAACCGTGAGCGAGGCAGAACATCCCCTCCTCTGTGAAGGCACACGCCGGGAGAAGGGTGACCTGGCCTTAGCACTCATGATCACTTACAAGGATGACCAGGCCAAGCTCAAGAAG ATCTTAGACAAACTCTTGGACCGAGAAAGCCAGACACATAAGCCACAGACACTGAGTTCTTTCTACTCATCCAGCCGTCCGGCCACAGCCAACCAGAGATCTCCTTCAAAGCACGGGGCCCCAGCTGCGCCCGGGGCCCTGCAGCCTCTGACTTCAGGCTCGGCAGGGCCTGCTCAGGCAGGGAATGTGACCGGGGCTGGGCCAGGTCCCACTgagggcttcacagagaagagTGTGCCTG AAAGCTCCCCACATTCCCCCTGTGAGGGTCTCCCACCTGAGGCAGCTCTGACCCCACGGCCGGAGGGGAAGGTTCCTAGCCGCCTGGCTCTTGGCAGTCGTGGAGGCTATAATGGTCGAGGCTGGGGCTCCCCAGGGCGGCCCAAAAAGAAGCACACAG GCATGGCCAGCATTGACAGCAGTGCCCCTGAAACTACGTCGGACAGCTCTCCCACCCTAAGCCGAAGGCCGCTTCGAGGGGGCTGGGCCCCTACTTCCTGGGGTCGAGGACAAGATAGTGACAGCATTAGCAGCTCTTCCTCAGACTCCCTGGGCTCCTCATCCTCCAGTGGAAGCCGCCGGGCTAGTGCCAGTGGAGGGGCCCGGGCCAAGACGGTTGAAGTTGGCAG GTGTTACAAGGGCCGCCGCCCTGAGAGTCATGCCCCCCACGTACCCAATCAGCCGTCAGAGGCAGCTGCACACTTCTACTTCGAATTGGCGAAGACAGTTCTGATCAAGGCAGGGGGCAACAGCAGCACCTCCATTTTCACACATCCATCTTCCTCAGGAGGCCATCAGGGTCCTCACCGCAACCTGCACCTTTGCGCCTTTGAGATTGGGCTTTATGCCCTTGGCCTGCACAACTTTGTCTCTCCTAACTGGCTCTCCCGTACCTATTCTTCCCACGTGTCCTGGATTACAG GGCAGGCAATGGAGATCGGCAGTGCAGCCCTGACTATACTGGTGGAATGCTGGGATGGGCATCTGACACCTCCTGAGGTTGCTTCACTGGCTGATAGAGCATCACGGGCACGAGACTCCAACATGGTGAGGGCAGCGGCAGAGCTGGCTCTAAGCTGCCTGCCTCATGCCCATGCCCTGAACCCCAATGAAATTCAACGAGCCTTGGTGCAGTGCAAGGAACAG GATAACCTCATGTTGGAGAAGGCCTGCATGGCAGTGGAAGAGGCAGCCAAGGGTGGGGGTGTATACCCTGAAGTGCTGTTTGAGGTTGCTCACCAGTGGTTCTGGCTCTATGAACAGACCGCAGGCGGCTCATCCACAGCCCGTGAAGGGGCTGCAAGCTGCAGCGGCAGTGGGATGAGggctgctggggaggctgggcGGGGGCTGCCCGAGGGCAGGGGTGCCCCAGGGACTGAACCTGTTACAGTGGCTgcagcagcagtgacagcagcagccacagtggtTCCAGTCATCTCAGTGGGGTCCAGTTTATACCCAGGTCCAGGCCTGGGGCACGGTCACTCCCCGGGCCTGCACCCCTACACTGCTCTCCAGCCTCACCTGCCCTGCAGCCCGCAGTACCTCACTCACCCCGCCCACCCCGCCCACCCCATGCCTCACATGCCCCGGCCTGCCGTCTTCCCTGTGCCCAGCTCTGCATACCCACAG GGTGTGCATCCTGCATTCCTGGGGGCTCAGTACCCCTACTCAGTGACTCCTCCCTCACTTGCTGCCACTGCTGTAACTTTCCCTGTCCCTTCTATGGCTCCCATCACAGTCCATCCCTACCACACAGAGCCAGGGCTCCCACTGCCAACCAGTGTGGCCT TGAGCAGTGTCCACCCGGCATCCACGTTTCCAGCCATCCAGGGTGCCTCACTGCCGGCTCTGACCACGCAGCCCAGCCCTCTGGTAAGCGGAGGTTTTCCACCGCCCGAGGAGgagacacacagccagccagtcagTCCACACAGCCTGCACCACCTGCATGCTGCTTACCGTGTTG GGATGCTGGCACTGGAGATGCTGGGTCGCCGGGCACACAACGATCACCCCAACAACTTCTCCCGCTCCCCCCCCTACACAGACGATGTCAAATGGTTGCTGGGGCTGGCAGCAAAGCTGG gaGTGAACTACGTGCACCAGTTCTGTGTGGGGGCAGCCAAGGGGGTGCTGAGCCCGTTTGTGCTGCAGGAGATCGTCATGGAGACGCTGCAGCGGCTGAACCCCATTCATGCCCACAACCATCTTCGAGCCCCGGCCTTCCACCAGCTGGTGCAGCGCTGtcagcaggcatacatgcag TACATCCATCACCGCTTAATTCATCTGACCCCTGCCGACTACGACGACTTTGTGAATGCGATCCGCAGTGCCCGCAGCGCCTTCTGCCTGACCCCCATGGGCATGATGCAGTTCAACGACATCCTGCAGAACCTCAAGCGCAGCAAACAGACCAAGGAGCTGTGGCAGCGGGTCTCTCTCGAGATAACCACCTTCTCCCCCTGA
- the Zswim8 gene encoding zinc finger SWIM domain-containing protein 8 isoform X4, with translation MELMFAEWEDGERFSFEDSDRFEEDSLCSFISEAESLCQNWRGWRKQSAGPNSPTGGGGGGGSGGTRMRDGLVIPLVELSAKQVAFHIPFEVVEKVYPPVPEQLQLRIAFWSFPENEEDIRLYSCLANGSADEFQRGDQLFRMRAVKDPLQIGFHLSATVVPPQMVPPKGAYNVAVMFDRCRVTSCSCTCGAGAKWCTHVVALCLFRIHNASAVCLRAPVSESLSRLQRDQLQKFAQYLISELPQQILPTAQRLLDELLSSQSTAINTVCGAPDPTAGPSASEQSTWYLDESTLTDNIKKTLHKFCGPSPVVFSDVNSMYLSSTEPPAAAEWACLLRPLRGREPEGVWNLLSIVREMFKRRDSNAAPLLEILTDQCLTYEQITGWWYSVRTSASHSSASGHTGRSNGQSEVAAHACASMCDEMVTLWRLAVLDPALSPQRRRELCAQLRQWQLKVIENVKRGQHKKTLERLFPGFRPAVEACYFNWEEAYPLPGVTYSGTDRKLALCWARALPARSGGSRSGGLEESRPRPLPTEPAVRPKEPGAKRKGLGEGVSSQRGPRRLSAEGGDKALHKMGAGGGKAKVLGATGSGGKSSSGSGGKRRLSSEDSSLEPDLAEMSLDDSSLALGAEASTFGGFPESPPPCPSVGSRGPSTFLPEPPDTYEEDAGVYFSEGPEPPTASAGRPSLLPGEVCARDDLPSTDDSGSGLHKTTEAAPAIGEEEDDYQAYYLNAQDGAGGEEEKAEGGAGEEHDLFAGLKPLEQESRMEVLFACAEALHAHGYSSEASRLTVELAQDLLANPPDLKVEPPPAKGKKNKVSTSRQTWVATNTLTKAAFLLTVLSERPEHHNLAFRVGMFALELQRPPASTKALEVKLAYQESEVAALLKKIPLGPSEMSTMRCRAEELREGTLCDYRPVLPLMLASFIFDVLCAPVVSPTGSRPPSRNWNNEMPGDEELGFEAAVAALGMKTTVSEAEHPLLCEGTRREKGDLALALMITYKDDQAKLKKILDKLLDRESQTHKPQTLSSFYSSSRPATANQRSPSKHGAPAAPGALQPLTSGSAGPAQAGNVTGAGPGPTEGFTEKSVPESSPHSPCEGLPPEAALTPRPEGKVPSRLALGSRGGYNGRGWGSPGRPKKKHTGMASIDSSAPETTSDSSPTLSRRPLRGGWAPTSWGRGQDSDSISSSSSDSLGSSSSSGSRRASASGGARAKTVEVGRCYKGRRPESHAPHVPNQPSEAAAHFYFELAKTVLIKAGGNSSTSIFTHPSSSGGHQGPHRNLHLCAFEIGLYALGLHNFVSPNWLSRTYSSHVSWITGQAMEIGSAALTILVECWDGHLTPPEVASLADRASRARDSNMVRAAAELALSCLPHAHALNPNEIQRALVQCKEQDNLMLEKACMAVEEAAKGGGVYPEVLFEVAHQWFWLYEQTAGGSSTAREGAASCSGSGMRAAGEAGRGLPEGRGAPGTEPVTVAAAAVTAAATVVPVISVGSSLYPGPGLGHGHSPGLHPYTALQPHLPCSPQYLTHPAHPAHPMPHMPRPAVFPVPSSAYPQGVHPAFLGAQYPYSVTPPSLAATAVTFPVPSMAPITVHPYHTEPGLPLPTSVACEFLGQGAVSSVHPASTFPAIQGASLPALTTQPSPLVSGGFPPPEEETHSQPVSPHSLHHLHAAYRVGMLALEMLGRRAHNDHPNNFSRSPPYTDDVKWLLGLAAKLGVNYVHQFCVGAAKGVLSPFVLQEIVMETLQRLNPIHAHNHLRAPAFHQLVQRCQQAYMQYIHHRLIHLTPADYDDFVNAIRSARSAFCLTPMGMMQFNDILQNLKRSKQTKELWQRVSLEITTFSP, from the exons ATGGAGCTGATGTTCGCGGAGTGGGAGGACGGCGAGCGCTTCTCGTTCGAGGATTCCGACCGCTTTGAGGAGGATTCACTCTGTTCGTTCATCTCCGAGGCCGAGAGCCTTTGCCAGAACTGGCGAGGATGGCGCAAACAGTCAGCGGGGCCCAATTCCCCCACTGGAGGCGGTGGCGGAGGTGGCAGTGGCGGTACCAGAATGCGAG ATGGATTGGTAATCCCATTGGTGGAGTTGTCAGCAAAGCAGGTGGCATTTCACATCCCATTTGAAGTGGTGGAAAAAGTTTATCCGCCAGTGCCTGAACAACTCCAACTCCGGATTGCTTTTTGGAGCTTCCCTGAAAATGAAGAGGACATTCG TCTGTATTCATGCCTAGCCAATGGCAGTGCGGATGAGTTCCAGCGAGGGGATCAGCTGTTCCGCATGAGGGCTGTGAAAGATCCACTGCAGATAG GGTTCCATCTGAGTGCTACAGTGGTGCCACCGCAGATGGTCCCCCCCAAAGGGGCCTACAATGTGGCTGTGATGTTTGACCGCTGCCGGGTCACCTCCTGTAGCTGTACCTGTGGCGCTGGGGCCAAATGGTGCACCCATGTCGTGGCCCTCTGTCTCTTCCGCATTCACAAC gCTTCTGCAGTCTGTCTGCGGGCTCCAGTCTCAGAGTCCCTGTCTCGGCTACAAAGGGACCAGCTTCAGAAATTCGCTCAGTACCTTATCAGTGAGCTCCCTCAGCAG ATACTCCCCACAGCTCAGCGGCTCCTAGACGaactcctctcttcccagtcaaCAGCCATCAACACAGTCTGTGGAGCTCCAG ACCCTACAGCAGGGCCCTCAGCTTCAGAGCAGAGCACTTGGTATCTGGATGAGTCAACACTCACTGACAACATAAAGAAGACGTTGCATAAGTTCTGTGGCCCCTCTCCCGTGGTCTTCAG TGATGTAAACTCTATGTATCTGTCTTCCACGGAACCTCCTGCCGCTGCTGAATGGGCATGTCTGTTACGCCCTCTGAGGGGCCGAGAGCCTGAGGGTGTCTGGAACCTGCTCAGCATTGTTCGAGAGATGTTCAAGCGCAGGGACAGCAATGCTGCCCCTCTGCTGGAGATCCTCACTGACCAGTGCCTCACCTATGAACAG ATAACGGGCTGGTGGTACAGTGTGCGCACCTCAGCCTCACACAGCAGCGCCAGTGGTCACACAGGCCGCAGCAATGGGCAGTCAGAGGTAGCAGCCCACGCATGTGCAAGTATGTGTGATGAGATGGTCACACTGTGGAGGCTGGCCGTGCTGGACCCTGCCCTCAGCCCTCAGCG CCGCCGGGAACTGTGCGCTCAGCTGCGTCAGTGGCAGCTGAAGGTCATTGAGAATGTCAAGCGGGGACAGCACAAGAAGACCCTGGAGAGGCTCTTCCCTGGCTTCCGGCCAGCAGTGGAGGCCTGCTACTTTAACTGGGAAGAGGCCTACCCCCTTCCCGGTGTCACCTACAGTGGCACTGACCGGAAGTTGGCCCTGTGCTGGGCCCGGGCTCTGCCTGCTAGGTCCGGAGGCTCTCGATCTGGGGGCCTGGAAGAGTCCCGACCCCGACCTCTTCCTACTGAGCCAGCTGTGAGGCCCAAGGAACCTGGGGCCAAGCGCAAAGGATTGGGTGAGGGGGTCTCCTCACAACGGGGTCCCCGCCGCCTCTCTGCTGAAGGAGGAGATAAGGCTCTGCATAAGATGGGTGCAGGTGGGGGCAAGGCCAAGGTCCTGGGTGCCACCGGCAGCGGGGGCAAGAGCTCGTCAGGCAGTGGGGGCAAACGGCGGCTGAGCAGTGAAGACAGCTCCCTGGAACCAGACCTGGCAGAGATGAGCCTGGACGACAGCAGCCTGGCCCTGGGCGCAGAGGCCAGCACCTTTGGTGGATTTCCTGAGAGTCCCCCTCCCTGTCCTTCGGTTGGCTCCCGAGGACCTTCCACCTTCCTGCCCGAGCCCCCAGATACTTACGAGGAAGATGCTGGTGTGTACTTCTCAGAAGGACCTGAAcctcccacagcctctgctggcCGCCCTAGCCTGCTGCCCGGGGAGGTCTGTGCCCGAGATGACCTGCCTTCCACAGACGACAGTGGCAGTGGGCTCCACAAGACTACAGAAGCGGCTCCTGCAattggagaggaggaggatgactaCCAAGCGTATTACCTGAATGCTCAGGACGGGGCTGGAGGCGAGGAGGAGAAGGCcgagggtggggctggggaggagcaCGACCTGTTTGCTGGGCTGAAGCCACTGGAACAGGAGAGCCGAATGGAG GTGTTATTTGCCTGTGCTGAGGCCCTGCATGCCCATGGCTACAGCAGTGAGGCCTCCCGCCTCACCGTGGAGCTTGCCCAGGACCTGCTAGCCAACCCACCTGACCTCAAGGTAGAGCCGCCCCCTGCCAAG GGCAAGAAAAACAAGGTATCCACAAGCCGTCAGACCTGGGTGGCCACCAACACCCTTACCAAAGCAGCTTTCCTGTTGACCGTGCTCAGTGAGCGCCCAGAGCACCACAACCTGGCCTTTCGAGTTGGCATGTTTGCCTTGGAGCTCCAGCGGCCCCCTGCTTCCACCAAggccttggag GTAAAGTTGGCATATCAGGAATCTGAGGTGGCTGCTCTGCTCAAGAAGATCCCTCTGGGTCCCAGTGAAATGAGTACCATGCGGTGCCGGGCAGAGGAACTCCGGGAGGGCACACTCTGTGACTATCGGCCAGTGCTGCCCCTCATGTTGGCCAGCTTCATCTTTGATGTTCTCTGTGCTCCAG TGGTTTCTCCCACGGGTTCCCGGCCCCCAAGTCGCAACTGGAATAATGAGATGCCTGGAGATGAGGAGCTGGGATTTGAAGCGGCAGTTGCTGCCTTGG GCATGAAGACAACCGTGAGCGAGGCAGAACATCCCCTCCTCTGTGAAGGCACACGCCGGGAGAAGGGTGACCTGGCCTTAGCACTCATGATCACTTACAAGGATGACCAGGCCAAGCTCAAGAAG ATCTTAGACAAACTCTTGGACCGAGAAAGCCAGACACATAAGCCACAGACACTGAGTTCTTTCTACTCATCCAGCCGTCCGGCCACAGCCAACCAGAGATCTCCTTCAAAGCACGGGGCCCCAGCTGCGCCCGGGGCCCTGCAGCCTCTGACTTCAGGCTCGGCAGGGCCTGCTCAGGCAGGGAATGTGACCGGGGCTGGGCCAGGTCCCACTgagggcttcacagagaagagTGTGCCTG AAAGCTCCCCACATTCCCCCTGTGAGGGTCTCCCACCTGAGGCAGCTCTGACCCCACGGCCGGAGGGGAAGGTTCCTAGCCGCCTGGCTCTTGGCAGTCGTGGAGGCTATAATGGTCGAGGCTGGGGCTCCCCAGGGCGGCCCAAAAAGAAGCACACAG GCATGGCCAGCATTGACAGCAGTGCCCCTGAAACTACGTCGGACAGCTCTCCCACCCTAAGCCGAAGGCCGCTTCGAGGGGGCTGGGCCCCTACTTCCTGGGGTCGAGGACAAGATAGTGACAGCATTAGCAGCTCTTCCTCAGACTCCCTGGGCTCCTCATCCTCCAGTGGAAGCCGCCGGGCTAGTGCCAGTGGAGGGGCCCGGGCCAAGACGGTTGAAGTTGGCAG GTGTTACAAGGGCCGCCGCCCTGAGAGTCATGCCCCCCACGTACCCAATCAGCCGTCAGAGGCAGCTGCACACTTCTACTTCGAATTGGCGAAGACAGTTCTGATCAAGGCAGGGGGCAACAGCAGCACCTCCATTTTCACACATCCATCTTCCTCAGGAGGCCATCAGGGTCCTCACCGCAACCTGCACCTTTGCGCCTTTGAGATTGGGCTTTATGCCCTTGGCCTGCACAACTTTGTCTCTCCTAACTGGCTCTCCCGTACCTATTCTTCCCACGTGTCCTGGATTACAG GGCAGGCAATGGAGATCGGCAGTGCAGCCCTGACTATACTGGTGGAATGCTGGGATGGGCATCTGACACCTCCTGAGGTTGCTTCACTGGCTGATAGAGCATCACGGGCACGAGACTCCAACATGGTGAGGGCAGCGGCAGAGCTGGCTCTAAGCTGCCTGCCTCATGCCCATGCCCTGAACCCCAATGAAATTCAACGAGCCTTGGTGCAGTGCAAGGAACAG GATAACCTCATGTTGGAGAAGGCCTGCATGGCAGTGGAAGAGGCAGCCAAGGGTGGGGGTGTATACCCTGAAGTGCTGTTTGAGGTTGCTCACCAGTGGTTCTGGCTCTATGAACAGACCGCAGGCGGCTCATCCACAGCCCGTGAAGGGGCTGCAAGCTGCAGCGGCAGTGGGATGAGggctgctggggaggctgggcGGGGGCTGCCCGAGGGCAGGGGTGCCCCAGGGACTGAACCTGTTACAGTGGCTgcagcagcagtgacagcagcagccacagtggtTCCAGTCATCTCAGTGGGGTCCAGTTTATACCCAGGTCCAGGCCTGGGGCACGGTCACTCCCCGGGCCTGCACCCCTACACTGCTCTCCAGCCTCACCTGCCCTGCAGCCCGCAGTACCTCACTCACCCCGCCCACCCCGCCCACCCCATGCCTCACATGCCCCGGCCTGCCGTCTTCCCTGTGCCCAGCTCTGCATACCCACAG GGTGTGCATCCTGCATTCCTGGGGGCTCAGTACCCCTACTCAGTGACTCCTCCCTCACTTGCTGCCACTGCTGTAACTTTCCCTGTCCCTTCTATGGCTCCCATCACAGTCCATCCCTACCACACAGAGCCAGGGCTCCCACTGCCAACCAGTGTGGCCTGTGAGTTTCTGGGACAGGGAGCAG TGAGCAGTGTCCACCCGGCATCCACGTTTCCAGCCATCCAGGGTGCCTCACTGCCGGCTCTGACCACGCAGCCCAGCCCTCTGGTAAGCGGAGGTTTTCCACCGCCCGAGGAGgagacacacagccagccagtcagTCCACACAGCCTGCACCACCTGCATGCTGCTTACCGTGTTG GGATGCTGGCACTGGAGATGCTGGGTCGCCGGGCACACAACGATCACCCCAACAACTTCTCCCGCTCCCCCCCCTACACAGACGATGTCAAATGGTTGCTGGGGCTGGCAGCAAAGCTGG gaGTGAACTACGTGCACCAGTTCTGTGTGGGGGCAGCCAAGGGGGTGCTGAGCCCGTTTGTGCTGCAGGAGATCGTCATGGAGACGCTGCAGCGGCTGAACCCCATTCATGCCCACAACCATCTTCGAGCCCCGGCCTTCCACCAGCTGGTGCAGCGCTGtcagcaggcatacatgcag TACATCCATCACCGCTTAATTCATCTGACCCCTGCCGACTACGACGACTTTGTGAATGCGATCCGCAGTGCCCGCAGCGCCTTCTGCCTGACCCCCATGGGCATGATGCAGTTCAACGACATCCTGCAGAACCTCAAGCGCAGCAAACAGACCAAGGAGCTGTGGCAGCGGGTCTCTCTCGAGATAACCACCTTCTCCCCCTGA